The Geobacillus genomosp. 3 genome segment TTTTTAGATGCGCTGTTTACAGCGGTGCGCATTGATCCAATCGAGGGGTTTCAGCTGTTGGATGCGACCGCTTTCCAAGGGGATGAATGGTCTCCATCGCTGCATGCGGTCTTTTGCCAAGTGTACGACCCGTTCATCGCCTCGAATGTGAAACTGTCGCTGATGGAACAGCTTCCGGATGACTATCCGGTCTATATTGTGACCGCGGCCGGGACGAAGAGCGAACAAGTGAAGCAAGTGCCGCTCTATGAATTGGACCGTCAGACGGCGCTTGGCAACTTAACAAGCGTCTATGTGCCGCCGGTCAAAGACGAGCCGCTTCTTTACCACCGGTTTGAGACACTGCGCCGCGTCATCGCGACACTGCGAGGACCGGACGGCTGTCCGTGGGATCGGAAGCAGACACATGCATCGCTGAAGCGGTATTTGCTTGAAGAGGCGTATGAATTGCTCGAAGCGATCGACGAGAACGACGATGACCATATGGTCGAAGAGTTGGGCGATGTGTTGTTGCAAGTGATGTTGCACGCCCAAATCGGCGCCGATTCCGGGCTGTTTTCGATCGATGATGTCATCCGCACGTTGACAGCAAAAATGATTCGTCGCCATCCGCACGTATTTGGCAATGTAACAGCCGAGACGGCCGAACAAGTGACCGTGAACTGGGAAAAAATTAAGGAGGAAGAAAAAGGAGGCGAACAGCCGGAATCGATTCTAGCCGGCATCCCAAAAAGTTTGCCGGGGACGATGCGGGCGTACGAGCTGCAGAAAAAAGCGGCGAAAGTCGGCTTTGACTGGGATGATGTAGCGCCTATTTGGCAAAAAGTCGAGGAAGAAATGGCTGAGTTTCGGGCGGAAACGTCCGGCGGCCGTCATGCGGAACTTGTCGGTGAATTTGGCGATGTATTATTTGCGCTCATTAACCTCGCCCGGTATTACGGCATCCAACCAGAGGAAGCGCTGCAAATGGCAAACGACAAATTTGCCCGCCGCTTTGCCTACATTGAAGAACAAGTGCGAAAAAGCGGTCGGCCGATCACCTCATTTTCGCTCGCCGAGCTTGACCGCTTTTGGGAAGAAGCAAAAGAAAACGGACGGTAGGGGGGATGAACATGCGTCTTGATAAGTTTTTGAAAGTATCCCGGCTCATTAAACGCCGCACGTTGGCGAAAGAAGTTGCGGATCAAGGCCGGGTATGGATCAACGGCCATGTCGCCAAAGCGAGTTCCGATGTGAAAATCGGTGATGAACTGATGATTCAGTTCGGGCAAAAACGGGTAACGGTAAAAGTGACTGATTTAAAAGAAACGACAAAAAAAGAAGAGGCGGCCGGACTGTACGAGCTGATCCGTGAAGAACGGACCGCCCCTGCGCCCGGGCCAGACGGCGTCTAATTTGTCCTGTAGGCTTGTTCTAAACCATCCCCCGCTGACATACATATGGTACAAACAGCGGATGAGAAAAAAGCGGTTGGCTTTGCCGCTTTTCATTCTAAATTGAAATGCGGGGGATGAACATGAATCGACACGAGGAGTTTAGCGGGAATGCGAACAAAGGTCCGGTCCAAGAACACGACGTGATCATGCGCGGCCGACGCCTCCTTGACATTACCGGGGTTAAACAAGTCGAAAGCTTTGACAACGAGGAGTTTTTGCTTGAGACGGTCATGGGCTTTTTGGCGATCCGCGGGCAAAACTTGCAAATGAAAAACTTAGATGTTGATAAAGGTGTCGTTTCAATTAAAGGGCGCATTTTCGATCTCGTTTATTTAGATGACCATCAGGAGAAAGCTAAAGGGTTCTTTAGCAAGTTGTTCAAATGAGCATCACGACGCAGCTTTTCACCATGCTGACGATGATTGGCATGGGAGGCTGGCTTGGCATGGCGCTTGATACGTACAACCGGTTTTTAAAACGGGAAGAACGGGCACACTGGCTCGTCTTTGTAAACGACGTGTTATTTTGGGCAGTGCAGGCGCTTTTTGTTTTTTATGTACTGTTGCTCGTCAATCATGGCGAGCTTCGCTTTTATCTTTTTTTGGCGCTTTTATGCGGTTATGCCGCCTATCAAAGTTTGCTCCGTCCGCTGTACGTCCGGGTGCTGGAATGGCTCATTTGGCTGGCGGTGCGGCTCGGACAGGCGTTTGCTCAGCTGTTCCGTTATATGGTGCTCCGCCCTCTCGTCCTCCTTGGGCAAATGGCG includes the following:
- the mazG gene encoding nucleoside triphosphate pyrophosphohydrolase, which codes for MNTIYIFGLGAGDFEQLPVGVYRKLKRAHPLFLRTKEHPAVKGLEEEGIAFTAFDDVYEKHEQFADVYEEIARTLIEQAKRGDVFYAVPGHPLVAEQTVQLLLEAERRGDCRVVIEGGQSFLDALFTAVRIDPIEGFQLLDATAFQGDEWSPSLHAVFCQVYDPFIASNVKLSLMEQLPDDYPVYIVTAAGTKSEQVKQVPLYELDRQTALGNLTSVYVPPVKDEPLLYHRFETLRRVIATLRGPDGCPWDRKQTHASLKRYLLEEAYELLEAIDENDDDHMVEELGDVLLQVMLHAQIGADSGLFSIDDVIRTLTAKMIRRHPHVFGNVTAETAEQVTVNWEKIKEEEKGGEQPESILAGIPKSLPGTMRAYELQKKAAKVGFDWDDVAPIWQKVEEEMAEFRAETSGGRHAELVGEFGDVLFALINLARYYGIQPEEALQMANDKFARRFAYIEEQVRKSGRPITSFSLAELDRFWEEAKENGR
- the yabP gene encoding sporulation protein YabP, translated to MNRHEEFSGNANKGPVQEHDVIMRGRRLLDITGVKQVESFDNEEFLLETVMGFLAIRGQNLQMKNLDVDKGVVSIKGRIFDLVYLDDHQEKAKGFFSKLFK
- a CDS encoding RNA-binding S4 domain-containing protein, which produces MRLDKFLKVSRLIKRRTLAKEVADQGRVWINGHVAKASSDVKIGDELMIQFGQKRVTVKVTDLKETTKKEEAAGLYELIREERTAPAPGPDGV
- the yabQ gene encoding spore cortex biosynthesis protein YabQ, whose amino-acid sequence is MSITTQLFTMLTMIGMGGWLGMALDTYNRFLKREERAHWLVFVNDVLFWAVQALFVFYVLLLVNHGELRFYLFLALLCGYAAYQSLLRPLYVRVLEWLIWLAVRLGQAFAQLFRYMVLRPLVLLGQMALALLLFMWRLVVWTTRFLLLVVWKTLLVLVAPLRWTGTAIWRRVPLHRRIWLEKFFRRLKGFAGQIKNTKEKIGIWLAKWRK